Within the Catalinimonas niigatensis genome, the region CTTCCGGCATAGTCGGTATCATCGTCATAGTAAGTGAGCGGAGGGGTAAAGGTGGTATCATCATAGAGGGTCAGGTATTCAGGGGCGGGTTGCCAGTTTCTGTGGGGTGCTTTCTGATGGTAGAGCAGGCAAAAGGGTTTGTCTTTGTCCCGCATCTCATTCAGCCATTTCAAAGCATATTCGGTCGTAATATCAGTCACATAGCCTTCTATGCGCTGGGTTTCCCCGTTGATGAGAAAGTCAGGGTTGTAGTAATGTCCCTGTCCGGGCAGTACCATAGAGTAGTCAAAGCCCTGGGGCAGGCCATCCAGGTGGATCTTACCGATCATGGCGGTCTGGTAGCCGTTGGCCTGTAGCATTTTCGGAAAGTTGTCCTGGTCCCAGTTGAAGGGCTGTACGTTGTCCACTTTTCCATTGACAAAACTATGTTTACCGGTGAGCATCACTGCCCGGCTGGGTGCGCAGATGGAGTTGGTGACAGTAGCCCGGGTAAAGATTGCCCCTTCCTGAGCAATTCTGTCAATATTGGGTGTTTGGTTAAGCTCATGTCCGTAAGCGCTGATGGCCTGATACGCATGGTCATCGCTCATGATAAAGATGATGTTGGGTGGACCGTCGTTTTCTGTTTGCTGCTGATTGTTACTGCAAGCTGATGTCAGCAAGACACTTAAAAAAATGCACATTGTCCTGAGGTGGTGCTTGTTTGATTGCATAGTTTACTTATTGGTTTGGCAAAAATTTCGTTAGACAAAGTCAAAAATAAAAAAACAAGCTATTCTTTTTACAGCTATTTAACAATCCTGATTTAGACCAATCTATCCTAAGCTAAAATCAAGCAGAGGATCACCCCTGTTATAGTGCTAAGGCAGGATGGTAAAAGCGAGTATGAGGAGAACAAATGTGGCTACACCCGCCTTTTTTAATTTTTTTGGTATAGCGGCTTTGAAATGAATGGCTAGCCGGGTAGCGATCTTTTTTAACGCTATGCCTACCTGATTTTCAACTGTACGAGGGCTTAGATTCATCATTATGGCTACCTCGCGCTGTTTGATCCCCTCCAGCTTCACCAACTGAAAGATCGTTCTGCACTGCTCCGGCAAACCAAGTATCGCTTCTTCTATAACGGATGATAACTCCTGAGTGAGCATTTGCTGTTCAGGATTTTCGCTTCCCGCCTGCTTCATGTTTGCGTGGGAAACCTCTTCAATATCTGTAAAAAATACTTTCCTCAGTTTCTGGATGCGATTGAGGGAATGGTTCCGGGTAGCCACCATCAGATAGATCTCCGGATTACGAATTTCT harbors:
- a CDS encoding RNA polymerase sigma-70 factor — encoded protein: MDIQQLIIKISREEDEKSFEQLFFYFYPRLFSLAYSLLKQTEEAEEIVSDVFVRLWEQRASLEEIRNPEIYLMVATRNHSLNRIQKLRKVFFTDIEEVSHANMKQAGSENPEQQMLTQELSSVIEEAILGLPEQCRTIFQLVKLEGIKQREVAIMMNLSPRTVENQVGIALKKIATRLAIHFKAAIPKKLKKAGVATFVLLILAFTILP